The genomic stretch TTGTCCAAACGTTTTATATAACTTTCAAAAGATTCTCTTCTAGCTCCGGGTCTCGCCGCACTAATAGCATCAGCTGCTTTTACTATAACAGCTTCAACAGTCTGCGTATCAACATCATTATGATGTGCCCTTATAGCATTAACTACCTCTTCTTTTTCTCCGCATCTTTTAGCCAAATCAGCACCGCTCATAGCATGAGAACCTTCGCCTTCAGTTTCTATAGCTTTACCTATATCATGAAGAAATGCACTTCTTTTAGCCAAATCAACATTTGCCCCTATTTCAGCTGCTATCATAGCGGCAATATTTGCAACCTCTTTACTGTGAAGAAGCATATTCTGTCCGTAACTAGTTCTGTACTGAAGTCTTCCCATATGCCTTATTAATTCATGATGCATAGTTGTAAGATTTAAATCTGTAATGGCATTTTCTCCAGCCTCCATTATAGAATCTTCAACTTCTCTTCTAGTTCTTTCAACAACCTCTTCTATTCTGGCAGGGTGTATTCTTCCATCTAATATAAGTTTTTCTAATGAAACTTTAGCAATATGCTTTCTTACAGGATCAAAACATGATATAACAACAGCTTCCGGAGTATCATCTATAATAATATCAACACCAGTAAGTGTTTCAAGCATTCTTATATTTCTTCCCTCTCTTCCTATAATTCTTCCTTTCATCTCTTCGCTAGGCAAAGATACAGAAGTTACAGAAGTTTCCTGAGCTACCTCGCTTGAAAGACGCTGTATGGTTTGAACTATTATCTCTCTTGCTTTTCTTTCTCCTGTCTCTATAGCATTTTTTTCTATATTGTCTACTATTTTAGTGGCAGATTTTTTGGCATCTTCCTCTATATCTTTTATCAAATTGGTTTTAGCTTCTTCTCTTGTAAGACCTGCTATTTTCTCCAATTCTTTTTCAGCTTCTTCTATCACAGAAGAGAGTCTTTCTTCCTGTTCTTTAATTTTTTTCATTTTATTCTCAATATTATGTTCTTTATTTTCCAAATACTGAGATTTTTTATCAAGATTGGCCTCTCGTTGTAGTACTCTATTTTCTAATTTCTGAATCTCTGCTTTTCTATCTCTATTTTCATTTTCTAATCTACTACGTTCTTTTTGTATTTCAGAATTAGCTTCAGAAAGTATAGTCTTTCTTTCGTTTTCTGCTTGTTCTCTTGCACTTTGAAGCAGCTTGTGTGTTATTATTTCCGTAGAGTTAAGCTTTATTTTCGCTATAACAAAACGGGTTATATATCCAAAAACAAACGCAACTACAACGAAGGTGATTATTAAAGGTATGTTCATATTTCACCTCGTCATTATTTTTTGTATTTAATACATTTTTTACACCAATATTATTAACATGATTTTTATATAAAGTCAATAATATTATTTGATTGTAAAAGTATATAAATAAATTAATGCATTAATATTTTTGGAACATCTTTCCAGAACCGCCGCAAGTTTCACAGGTTTCAGGTGCTTTATCTCTGTATATATTGCCGCAGCTAGGACAGAGATAAAAAGTTACATCTGCATCCTTATTTAAAAAGTTATCTATAATATCTTGGAATAATTTAGCATGTTCTGTTTCTACTTTTCCCAATGAATTGACTGTTTCACTTACTAATTTATTTTTTTGTTCTACAGCTACCTGAGCTAACTGAGGATAAAGTATAGTAGATTCATATACTTCGCCTTTTATACCGGCTTCCAAATTTTCTCTGTCGCTTGCAGGAGCTACAGGATTAAGTTCCGGAACAAATTTACTCATATCCAATCCGCTTCTTAAAGCTAATTTTCTCATTTTTTCAGCATGTATTTTTTCAGCCAAAGATGTTGTTGAAAATACTTTCTGAACAGCTTTATTGCTTGATGCTTTTCCAAATGAACTATATCTATTTGCAGCATTAGATTCACCTTGAAATATTGAATATAAAACTTCTTCTAATGTTTTTGCAGCCATATTTATTTTCCTCCAATTGTATGTATATATTTATTAATAAAAAATAATTCTTATTTATGAAATTAATTTCATTATATAATATCAATTAGTAAAAAAAAATCAAACTTTTTTTTTAAAAATATATTAAAAATCACAATATATAATGAATAAATTTTATTTTATAATATAATACTTCAGATAAAACATATAAATCAGATAAAATATATTAAAAAGGCAAATATGAATAACATAATAACTATAAGCAGACAATATGGAAGCGGAGGAAGAAATATAGGAGAAATGATCTCTAAAAAACTCAATTTTAATTTTTATGATAAAGAATTAATA from Brachyspira murdochii DSM 12563 encodes the following:
- the rny gene encoding ribonuclease Y: MNIPLIITFVVVAFVFGYITRFVIAKIKLNSTEIITHKLLQSAREQAENERKTILSEANSEIQKERSRLENENRDRKAEIQKLENRVLQREANLDKKSQYLENKEHNIENKMKKIKEQEERLSSVIEEAEKELEKIAGLTREEAKTNLIKDIEEDAKKSATKIVDNIEKNAIETGERKAREIIVQTIQRLSSEVAQETSVTSVSLPSEEMKGRIIGREGRNIRMLETLTGVDIIIDDTPEAVVISCFDPVRKHIAKVSLEKLILDGRIHPARIEEVVERTRREVEDSIMEAGENAITDLNLTTMHHELIRHMGRLQYRTSYGQNMLLHSKEVANIAAMIAAEIGANVDLAKRSAFLHDIGKAIETEGEGSHAMSGADLAKRCGEKEEVVNAIRAHHNDVDTQTVEAVIVKAADAISAARPGARRESFESYIKRLDNLEKIADSIEGVEKSFAIQAGRELRVMAKSDMVDDVQAKQIARDIAKRIEDELKYPGIIRVTVIRETRAVEVAR
- a CDS encoding rubrerythrin family protein, yielding MAAKTLEEVLYSIFQGESNAANRYSSFGKASSNKAVQKVFSTTSLAEKIHAEKMRKLALRSGLDMSKFVPELNPVAPASDRENLEAGIKGEVYESTILYPQLAQVAVEQKNKLVSETVNSLGKVETEHAKLFQDIIDNFLNKDADVTFYLCPSCGNIYRDKAPETCETCGGSGKMFQKY